ATTCGCGGGGCACCGTCACGGGGCCGAGGCGCTTCAGGGCGGTGTGCACCTGGAAGGCCTCCTTCCGGCCGTACTGGCCCGGCTCCACGCCGTCGGCGATGGTGCGCACCCGGTCGTCCAGCAGCGGGCCATAGATGAAGCGCGCCCAGATGTTGAGGGTGTCGATGAGTTCGCGGGTGAGGCCGTTGAAGCCCCACGTCTCATAGGCATGGACCACGCGGGCCTCGTCATGCGCCTCAAGGCCCCGGTAGAGGTCCACCACGCCCGCCACGAAGCGCGGCGGGAAGATGCGGATGCAGCCGTAATCGAGCAGGTTGATGCCCTGCGGCCCGCCATCCGCATCCGTGAAGACGGTATAATTGCCGAGGTGGGGGTCGCCATGGATGACGCCATACTGGCTGAAGGGCAGCCACCAGGCGGTGAACATGGCCCGCGCCAGCAGGTTGCGCTCCTCGAGGCTGTGATCCTTGAAGGCGAGGATCTTGGTGCCTTCCAGCCATTGCAGCGTCAGCAGGCGGCCGGTGGAAAGGTCGTCACGCACATGGGGCACGCGCACATGGGGCTGGCCGGCGAGCATCCGCGCATAGAGCTTCGCGTGCTTGGCCTCGCGCCGGTAATCCAGTTCCTCGCGGATGCGGGCGCCGATCTCGGTGGCGATCTCCCGCGTGTCGATGGCCGGGTCCATGCGGCGGTGAATGGAGAAGAGGACGTCCAACTGGTTGAGGTCCGCCTCCACGGCGGCCTGCATGTCCGGATACTGGAGCTTGCAGGCGAGCTGGTCGCCATCGAGCGCCACCGCCCGGTGCACCTGCCCCAGCGAGGCGGCGGCGGCGGGCTTGTGCTCGAAGGAGGAGAAGCGGCTTTCCCAGTCGCGGCCCAGCTCGGCCATCATGCGACGGCGCACGAAGCTCCAGCCCATGGGCGGGGCATCGCTCTGGAGCTTCTGGAGTTCGCTCGCATATTCCGGCGGCAGCACGTCCGGCACGGTGGCCATGAGCTGCGCCACCTTCATGAGCGGCCCCTTGAGCCCGCCGAGCGCCGCCGCCAGCGCTTCCGCGTTGCCCGCGCCCGCCCCGCCCATCAGCCGCGCGCCGGCGATGCGCGCGGCAACGCCCCCCACATTCACGCCCACACGGGCATAGCGCGCGGCGCGCGCGGAGAAGCGGTTGCGTTCGGCATCGTCTTGAGAAGTCATGGGGCGCCTTTTCTGCTCGCCCCCTTTACGCCGCTCAGCTGCGTGCGGATCGGACGGTGAGCGCCAGGAGGACGAGCAGGGAGAGAGGGGTCAGCACGTCTGTATAAAGAATGGGGCCGGCATTGCCGGCCGCAAGATTGCCCGTGCTCACGATCTGCACGACGTGACCCACCGCCGCGCCCCCGAGGAAGCCGCCCGTCATCACCGCCACCGCAAGGCGATAGCCCCAGTTGCGGTACCACACGCCGATGAGGCCGGCGACACCGATGCCGAGATTGGCGACGCCCACCTCGAACTGGAATGGGCTCGGCGCCCAGCCGATGCTGGCGGCGGCCTGGGCGGCGAAGACAATGTGCCCGAGCGCCGCCCACAGGCCGACGAGGCCGACCGGAAAGAGCAGGATGTAGGCGATGAGCCGCTCCAGCACGAAGCCGGCGGTGCGGGTCTGCGTCCGGCGCACGGAAAGGCCGGTGCAGAGGAGAACCAGCACCCACGCGATGATCGGAACCCAGAAGACCATTTTCCCGCCCCGCCAAATGACCCAAGGAAATCAATTCATACCATCGACGCCGGGGATTGGCGCCCCTGCGGCGTGGCTGCGCTTGCGCCGGGGCCGGGGCAGCCCTAGAGGTCTGGTCATGAGCTTCTGGCGCGCACCACGATCGGGCTTCGGGCGGTGGGTCTTCCCCCTGTTGCTGGCCTATGCGCTGCTCATCCAGTCCGTCATCGGCACGCTGGCTTCGACCGAGCACAGCGTTGGTGTGGCTGCCGGCTTCGTCTGCGAAGGCAGCGCGGGCACGGACCACGGCCCGTCGGACGGCGCGGGACACGATGCCCTGTGCTGCGTCTTCGGCTGCACGGCCGCCGCCGCGCCGGCTCTGCTCGATCCGCCGGCGCCTTTTCTCCTGACAGAGCGCGACACCGCCGTCATCCGCCTCGCTCCGCTGCCCGACGGCGCACCGGCGCGGGCGCGGCGTCAGCTCTCCTTTGCGGCCCGGGGGCCTCCGGCGCGGGTCTGATCCCCCGCCACCGATCTTCCCCTTTCAGGTCCTTCAGGAGACTGTCATGACCCAGACGTTCGTTTCGCGCGCGCGCCCGCTTGCCGTGGCCGCGCTGGTTTCGCTCACCGCCGGTTCCGCCTCCGCCCATGTGGTGCTGGCGCAGAAGGAAGCCCAGCCGGGTTCCTATCAGGGCACGCTCAAGGTGGGTCACGGCTGCGACGGCAGCGCGACCACCGCCATCAAGGTCACCATTCCCGAGGGCGTGGTGGGTGTGAAGCCCCAGCCCAAGGCCGGCTGGACCATCGCCATCGAGACCGGCCCTTATGCCAAGGCCTATCCGATGATGCACGGCAAGCCCGCCACCGAGGGCGTGAAGACCATCACCTGGTCCGGCGGCAACCTGCCCGACGCTTATTATGACGAGTTCGTCTTCGTCTCGACCCTCACCCCGGACGTGGCCGGCCAGACCCTTTATTTCCCGGTGCTCCAGACCTGCGAGAAGGGCTCCACCAACTGGGCGGAGACGCCGGTTGCCGGCCAGCCCGTGCCGCCGCGTCCCCCGGCCATCCTCAAGGTGGCGCAGGCGGCAGCCTCCGCTCCGGCCGCTTCGGCGCAGGTGAAGGTGGGCGATCTCGTCCTTGACGCGCCCTGGACGCGCGCAACCCCTGGCGGGGCCAAGGTGGCCGGCGGCTTCCTCAAGATCACCAACACCGGCAGCGCGCCGGACAAGCTGCTGTCCGCCAGCTTCGAGCGGGCGGCCAAGGGCGAGGTGCATGAGATGAGCATGGCCAACGGCGTCATGACCATGCGCGAGCTGGCCGGCGGCCTCGAGATCGCGCCCGGCAAGACCGTCGAACTGGCGCCGGGCGGCTACCACCTCATGTTCATGGACCTGAAGCAGCCGCTGAAGGAAGGCGAGAAAGTGAAGGGCACCCTCGTGTTCGAGAAGGCCGGCAAGGTGGACGTGACCTTCGACGTGCGCGGCATCGGCGCGACGGCCCCCGCCGCCGGCGGGATGGGCAACATGGGCCACCAGCACTGAACGGGGGAGGGCGCGGGCGGTTCGTCCGCGCCCTCACGCCACCGCGAAGAGCGGCCGCTCGCGGCGCAGTTCCTCCTCGATCACCTGTTCGATCTGGTCGAGGGCCGGCAGGCGGTTCTCCGCCCGGCTGTAGAGCGCATACTCGAAATGCGGCAGCGGCTGCGTGCCGAGGTCGCCGATGGTCATCAGGTCCGGCCGCAGCGAACGAGCCGAGCGCAGGGTGATGCCGAGACCGGCACCCACGGCCGCCATGACGCCCGGCAGGCTGGGGCTGGTGAGGGCGATGCGGAAGGACCGTCCCGCCGCCGTGAGTGCCGAGATGGCGGCGCTGCGGAAGATGCAGGGGCTCTCGAACATCAGAAGGGGCACCGGTTCCTCCGGGTTGAGCCGCAGGCTGCGGGCGCCGATCCAGCACATCTGCTCGCGCATGATGAGCCGCGTGGGCACGTCCGTCTCCACGCGATAGCCGGCGGCAAGGTCCAGCTCGCCGATCCGCAGCTTCTCGATCATGGTGTTGGTCGAGCACACCCGCACGGTGATGGGGGCGCCGGGAAAGAGGCTGCCGAGCCGGGCCAGAATGCGCTGGAGCGCCGATTCCGCCACATCCTGCACGAAGCCGAGCCGCAGCGGTTCGGAAAAGCCGCTGCGCAGGTGATGGCCGAGCACGCGGTCATTCAGGTCGAGCAGCCGGCGGGCGTCGTCGAGAAAGGCGGCCCCGCGCGGCGTGAGCGCGACGCCGCGCCCCTTGCGCTCCACCACGGGAAAGCCGAGCTGCTCGGCGAGCCGGTCCATCTGGAGGCTCACCGCGGACTGGGTGCGGCCGATCCTCTGGGCGGCGGCGGAGATGGAGCCCAGCTCCGCCACCGCCGCGAAGCTGCGCAGGAGATCGAGATCGAGATTCTTGATGCTCATGCTATGAGCATTGAAAAAACCTGGGCTCAAATCAATCAATTTTTCTCATGTTACGTCGGGCGGTAGGGTGCGCCATCCCTGAAGGAGGCACCCATGCCCATTCTCAATGTGAAGCTCTCAGCCCCCGCTGCCACCTCCGTCGCGCAGGTGGCGCAGACCCTCACCCGGCTGACGCAGGAAATCCTGCGCAAGGACCCGAATCTCACCGCTGTCGCGATCGATGTCGTGCCGGCGGAGCAGTGGTTCATCGCTGGCCAGAGCCTTGCGCAGGCCGGTCTTGCCAGCTTCTGGCTCGATATCGTGGTGGTGGACGGCACCAATACCAAGGACGAGAAGGCCGCCTATGTGGCGGGCGTGTTCGCGGCCATGTCGGCGCTGCTCGGGCCGCTTCACCCGGAAAGCTATGTGCTGGTGCGGGAAGTAAAGGCGGATGCCTACGGCCATGGCGGCCTCACGCAGGAGCAGCGTTACGTGGAACGAAAGATGAAGGCCGCGTAAACGCGCAAATATTTGCGAAATGCCCTGACGCTAACTTCGCCTTTACCGGCGGCGCGCAACACTCTGCCCCACAGTAAGCGTTGCGTATGGGTTGCGTCTCATGAGTGTGGTGCGTAAAGGGGCGCCCCGCCGGGCGCCCCGCCTCTCCGGCGGGGTCGACTTCGCGGAACCGTCTCGCGCGATCCCGACGGACCGCATTCTGATCGGCGATTGCGTCGAGCAACTGGCGAGCCTGCCGCCGCACAGCGTCGACATGGTCTTCGCCGATCCGCCCTACAATCTCCAGCTCCAGGGCGAACTGAAGCGTCCCGACGACAGCCGCGTCGATGCGGTTGACGATGCCTGGGACCAGTTCGAGAGCTTCGAGGCCTACGATGCCTTCACCCGCGCCTGGCTGCTGGCGGTGAAGCGGGTCATGAAGCCGAACGCGACCATCTGGGTCATCGGCTCCTATCACAACATCTTCCGCGTCGGCGCGCTGATGCAGGATCTGGGCTTCTGGATCCTGAACGACGTGGTGTGGCGCAAGTCGAACCCGATGCCGAACTTCCGCGGCCGGCGGTTCACCAACGCCCACGAGACCATGATCTGGGCCGCGCGCGATCCCGGCGCCAAGGGCTACCAGTTCAATTACGAGGCGCTGAAGGGCGGCAATGAGGATGTGCAGGTGCGCTCCGACTGGCTGCTACCCATCTGCACCGGCGGCGAGCGCCTCAAGGATGCGCAGGGCCGCAAGCTGCACCCGACGCAGAAGCCGGAAGCGCTGCTCGCCCGCGTGATGCTCTCGGCCTCCAAGCCCGGCGACGTGGTGCTCGATCCCTTCCTCGGCTCCGGCACCAGCGCGGCGGTGGCCAAGCGCCTGCGTCGCCACTTCGTCGGCGTCGAGCGCGACGAGACCTATGCGGCGGCCGCCGCCGCCCGCATCGATGCCATCGAGCCGCTGCCGGAAGCCGCCCTTGTGGCCCCGCCCAGCGCCCGCGAGGCGCCCCGCGTCGCCTTCTCGGCGCTGGTGGACAGTGGGCTTGTGACGCCCGGCCTCGAACTCACCGACGCCAAGGGACATGTCCGGGCCGTGGTGCGCGCCGATGGCACCATCGCGCTCGTGAATGCCGCCACGCTGGCGGTGGGCTCCATTCATCGCATGGGCGCGCTGGCGCAAGGCGCCGAAGCCTGCAACGGCTGGACATTCTGGCATGTGGAGCAGGAAGGCCGCCGCCATCCCATCGATGTGCTGCGTGCCCGCCTGCGAGCCGAAATGGGCATCCGCTCGGAAGAGTGAGCCGAAACGATTTTCTCAAAACGGCAATGGGGCGGGCGGATCATCTCCGCTCGCCCCATTTGCGTTGAGGGCTTCAGGTCAGCCGTTCGGCGGTCTTTGCCGCCGGACGGTCACAGGCGGGAAGGAATGCCGAAGTGAGCCGGGCCCGAATGGGCATCCTTGTCCGAGAAGGGGCCGACGATGGCGTCCTGCGTCGCAGCCTGCGCCTGCGGAGCGGCCGTGCGAGCGGTGGCCTGCGCGGTGAAGGGCAGCAGGGGCTGGTTGTGCGCGGCGCTCTCGGCGGCGACCGCATACTGATCGCGGACTTCCTGAGTGGTGTATTCGTCCGCCTGGGCGACGCTGGTCAGCGACAGGCCGGCGACGAGGGCAAGAGCAGCATAAGACAGGGTGCGCATGGGAGTGTTCCTTGTTTGATGTTGGGGCGGCGTCAGCGCCGCTCCGTGTCGAGGGAAGAGATAGCTCTTTCCGATCGGGATATAATCACCTTGTTTCGAAGATGAATGCGTCCGAAACGGAAGCAATCAGGTCGCCTCCGTAGCGTTCAGACGCCTCGACGCCTTCAGATGAGCGCTACGCGGCCTTCACTGCTGGACGGTCACAGGCGGGAAGGAATGCCGAAGTGGGCCGGGCCCGAATGGGCATCCTTGTCCGAGAAGGGGCCGACGATGGCGTCCTGCGTCGCGGCCGGGGCCTGCGCCTTGGAGGCAGCGGTACGGGCGGTGGCCTGCGCGGTAAAGGGCAGCAGGGTCTGGTTGTGCGCGGCGCTCTCGGCGGCGACCGCATATTGGTCGCGGACTTCCTGGGTGGTGTATTCGTCCGCCTGGGCGACGCTGGTCAGCGACAGGCCGGCGACGAGGGCAAGAGCGGCATAAGACAGGTTGCGCATGGGAGTCTTCCTTGTTCGGTGTCGGGCGGCGTCAGCGCCGCTCCGTTTCGAGGGAAGAGATAGCCCTTTCGGTCCTGCGGATAATCGGCCGTTTGCGAAACTCATTATCCCGGATCGAGCAGTAATCCAGATCCGTTCTGCGGCGTTTAAGCTCCTTCAGCCCTCGCCGATCCGCCCGTGCGCCAGCACTTTGCGCATGACGGAGGGCAGGGCCTCGCGGTCAAATCCGGAAGGGTGCACCCAGCGATGGCCATCGGGCGCCGGTGTGCGCGCCGGCACATCGGCCCGCAGCACGGACAGGGTGAGGGCGAAGTGGGTGAAGACATGCTCCACCGCGCCGGGCAGCGGCCGCCACCGTGCCGCCAGCGGAGCGTGGGTCGCCGGGGTTTCGGGTCTGGCGCCCCAAGGGGTTGAGGGCACCTCGGTCATCTTGGCCAGCAGTCCCTTGTCGGGGCGGGTGCGCAGGAGCACGGCGCCGTCCGCCCGAACGATCAGGAAGGCGATGCCCTCACGCTTTGGCTTCTCGCCCTTCGGCGCCTTCACCGGGTAACGGGCGGGATCGCCCTCCGCCCGTGCGGTGCAGGGCTCCATCCAGGGACAGAGCGGGCAGGCGGGGCTGCGTGGCGTGCAGATGGTGGCGCCGAGGTCCATCATGGCCTGCGCGAAATCGCCGGGCCGCCGCTCCGGCGTCAGCGCCGCGGCCAGCGCCTTGATGCGGGGCTTCGATTTGGGCAGCGGCTCGTCCACCGCATACAGGCGGCTCACCACCCGCTCGATATTGCCGTCCACCGGGCTCGCTTTCAGATCGAAGGCGATGGCGGAGATCGCTGCGGCCGTATAGGGGCCGATGCCCGGCAGGTCGAGCAAGGCTGCCTCGTCGGCCGGGAAGTGTCCGCCGTGGCGCGCCACCACCGCCTTGGCGCAGGCGTGCAGGTTGCGGGCGCGCGCGTAATAACCGAGCCCCGCCCAGGCCGAGAGCACCTCTTCCAGCGGCGCCTCCGCCAGATGCCGCACGGTGGGCCAGCGGCGCAGGAAATCGGTGAAATAGGGCCCGACCGCCTTCACCGTCGTCTGCTGGAGCATGATCTCCGACAGGAAGACGTGGTAGGGATCGGCGGTGCGTCCCGCTTCCGCCCGCCAGGGCAGGCGGCGCCGGTGCCGGTCGTACCAGGCCAACAGGGCCGAGGGGGCGGGGGCGGTGCTGGACCTGGGGGCCTGCCGTTTCGTGGCGGCGGGCGTCGGGGCGGTCGGCTTGGCGGCGGTGGCGCGGGCGGTCATGGCGGCACCGTGCCGTCTGCCGCGGGCCGGGGCAAGGCCCTTCCCGTGGGTGGTTTTGGAGAACAGCGGTTCGTCATGCGCAAGCCGAAGCAGGCCCATCTGCTCGCCGATCTCGTCGGCCCCAGCATTGCCGAGGCGCTGGGCCGCGCGGGCTTTTCCATCGTCGAGATCGTCACCCACTGGGACGAGATCGTGGGGCCGGACCTCGCCCCGCGCACCCTGCCGCTGAAGATGCAGTGGCCGAACCGGCAGGGCACCGAGCCCGCAACCCTGATCGTGCGGGTGGAGGGGGCCTATGCCATCGAACTGCAATATGCGGCCCCGGTCGTGGTGGAGCGCATCAATGCCTATTTCGGCTGGCGCTGCGTCGGCCGTCTCGCCTTGCGGCAGGGGCCGGTGCCCCGGCGCAGCGGGCCGCCGCCCCGCGTGCCCGAGCCGGCGCCCAGCGAGCTGGAAGCGGCGCGGCGCCTTGTTCCACCGGGCGAGGACGAGGCTCTCACCAGCGCGCTGACGCGGCTGGGTGCCCTGGTGCGGCGCGAGCGCGGCGGCGGCTGACCCACGGCCGCACCGGCAGGTCGTCCGAAGCGTGCGCCGGAAAAGGTGAATGGGAAGGGGTTGGCCGCCGCACCTCTGCCATGTTAGCGCGATCCTGTCTGCGCCGAATGTTCCCGGAGACCTTCATGTTGCTTCATCGTCGCCGTTTCCTCGAAGGGGTCGGCCTCCTTGCCCTGGCCGGCGGCGTGGGCCTGCCGCTCGCCCGTCTTCTGGGCGTGTCCGTCGATCTCATCTCCCCGGCCGCCGCGCAGACCGTCGAAGACGCCAAACTCACGGCGCCTGCCGCGAGCCCCCTGCCGGTGAAGGCGCTCGGCAATCCGAAGGCGCCGGTCACGATCATCGAATATGCCTCGATGACCTGCAGCCACTGCGCCGCCTTCGCCACGCAGACCTTCCCGACGCTCAAGACGAAATATGTGGACACCGGCAAGGTGTACTACATCCTGCGCGAGTTCCCGTTCGATCCGGTCTCCACCGCCGCCTTCATGCTGGCGCGCTGCGTGCCTGACGACAAGTACTTCCCGATGGTCGAGACCCTGTTCGAGACCCAGCGCTCCTGGGCCTTCGGCAACAATCCGGCCGCCGGCCTGCTCACCGTCGCCAAGCAGGCGGGCATGAGTGAGGCGGACTTCGAGAAGTGCCTCACCGACAAGGATCTCGCTGAGAAGGTTCAGGCGAGCGCCCAGTACGGCAACAAGGAACTGGGCGTCGATTCGACCCCGACCTTCTTCATCAACGGCAAGAAGATCGCCGGCGCGATCTCCATCGCCGACCTCGACAAGGAACTGGCGCCCCTGCTCCAGGGCAAGTGAGCCGTTCCGGTCCGGATGCGAAAAGGGCGGGTGCCGCGGCACCCGCCCTTTTTCGTTTGCGGCCTGCCCGCCGGTCATTCGCCGTCGGGATTGTTGGGATCTGGCGCCAGCGGGCCGCGCGGAACGGTGGGGGGCGGCGTGCCGATGAGAGAGCCGTTGCCGATGAGCGAGCCGCTGTCCACCACCGGCGGGCGGGGCGTCGAGGGAATGGGGCGGGAGGAGACCACCTGGCCCGAGCGCGCATCCACGGCCAGCATCACGTCGCCGGCGGCGGAACTGGCCTTCATGTAATAATAGCCCTGCGAGAGCTGCGGCGTGCCGACCCGCGCATAGCCGGCACCGCTGACGATGGCCTGAATCTGGTCAGGCGGGATCAGCGGGGCACCGGGCGGCATGGGGTTCTGGTCCGGCGGCATGGGCACGCTGATGTCCGGCTGGAGCCAGATGCCGGTGTTGGGGCCGGGCGGTCCGGGAGGGCCGGGGGGACCGGGCTGGGCACCGCCGCCGCTCCATCCGCCGCCATAGCCGCCATATCCCCCCCCGCCCGAGGGCGCGAAGGTGACACCCCGTTCCGCGGCATTGGCCGCCGGAACGGTGCTGGCGACGAGCACGAGTGCCGCGATGAGGCCGGCGCCGACGAGGCGCGGCCCCGGAATGCGGGCGGGTGTCATGACCTTTCCCCCGGAAGGTGTCCAAACGGCACGCACTCTCGATCATGAGGATTGCCGGAGGCTGGCGGGCGTGCGGCCTGCGTCGGCGTGCCGCGCGAGCCGGTGAAAGCCGCCAGCCTGCCGCACCGGGGAACCGGAAATCGCATGTTCGCAATAGCGTTGCGTGGGAGGGCTATTCTTCGTACCGTTGTTGCGCTCGGGACGGCGGCTGCGCAATTTATGCAGCGTCGACATGGCTCATGCGCATCAGCGTGCTTGTGGGCGTGCCGCTTTTCTGTCATGTTTCGAAAGAAAGGGCAGTCCTACTGCCCTATCGGCGTCCCCTTCAGCGTAGTTGGCGTGCGTTCAGGTTGAGCGTGCGCGCGCCTGCGCGAGGACAATGGGATGTCTGGATCGGCGAATGCCGGACTCAAGGAGAGGACCTGGGACAATGACCAACGTGGATCGCAGCATCGGGACGGCAAATGTGGCTCTTGGTGCCGCTAACGCCAAAGACCCGGCGATCGCGGGTCGCCCGGAAGCCTTCGGCCTGTTCGACCCGGCGCACGAGAAGGACTCCTGCGGCGTCGGCTTCATCGCCGACATCAAGGGCCGCAAGTCCCACAAGATCATTCAGGACGGCATCCAGATCCTGCTGAATCTGGAGCATCGCGGCGCCGTGGGCGCCGACCCGCGCGCCGGCGACGGCGCCGGCATGCTGGTGCAGATCCCGCACCGCTTCTTCGCCAAGGAGGCCGAGAAGCTCGGCTTCACACTGCCCGAGCCGGGCCAGTATGCGGTGGGCCACATCTTCATGCCCCGCGACGCCGAGGGCCGCGAGATCGTGCGCGCCGCCTTCGAGCGCGTGGTGGCGGAAGAGGGCCTCGTCCTGCTCGGCTGGCGCACCGTGCCCACCGACAATTCCTCGCTCGGCGAGAGCGTTCTGCCGACCGAGCCGAACCACGAGCAGATCTTCATCGGCCACGGTGAGGCGCAGATGGACGAGGACGCCTTCGAGCGCCGCCTGTTCGTCATGCGCAAGGTGATCTCCAACGTCATCTATGACGCCAAGGACCCGCGCACCGCCGGCTATTATCCGGTGTCCATCTCCTGCCGGACGCTGGTCTACAAGGGCATGTTCCTCGCCGACCAGCTCGGCGCCTATTACCCGGACCTGCACGATCCGGACTTCGAGAGCGCGCTCGCCCTCGTGCACCAGCGCTTCTCCACCAACACCTTCCCGGCCTGGCCGCTGGCCCATCCCTACCGGATGGTCGCCCACAACGGCGAGATCAACACGCTGCGCGGCAACGTGAACTGGATGGCGGCCCGCCAGGCCTCCGTCGACAGCGAGCTGTTCGGTGCCGACATCTCCAAGCTCTGGCCCATCTCCTATGAGGGCCAGTCGGACACCGCCTGCTTCGACAACGCGCTCGAGTTCCTGACCCAGGGCGGCTACGGCCTTGCCCATGCGGCCATGATGCTGGTGCCGGAAGCCTGGGCGGGCAACCCGCTCATGGATGAGGAGCGGCGCGCCTTCTACGAGTATCACGCGGCCCTCATGGAGCCGTGGGACGGCCCCGCTGCCATCGTCGCCACCGACGGTCGCCAGATCGTCGCCACGCTGGACCGCAACGGCCTGCGCCCGGCGCGCTATCTCGTCACCAGCGACGACACCATCGTGCTCGCCTCCGAATCCGGCGTGCTCACCGTCCCGGAAGAGAAGATCGTCACCAAGTGGCGCCTCCAGCCCGGCAAGATGCTGCTGGTGGATCTGAAGGAAGGTCGCCTTGTCCCCGACGAGGAGATCAAGACCGAGCTCGCCCGCGCCAACCCCTACAAGGACTGGCTGAAGCACACGCAGCTCGTGCTCGAGGACCTGCGCCCCGTGGAGGCGCGCGAGGTGCGCACCGACGTGTCCCTGCTCGATCGCCAGCAGGCCTTCGGCTACACGCAGGAAGACGTGAAGCTGCTGATGGCCCCCATGGCCATTACCGGTCAGGAAGCCGTGGGCTCCATGGGCACCGACACGCCCATCCCCGTGCTCTCCAACAATTCGAAGCTGCTCTACAACTACTTCCAGCAGAACTTCGCGCAGGTGACGAACCCGCCCATCGACCCGATCCGCGAGGAGATGGTCATGAGCCTCGTCTCCTTCATCGGGCCGCGGCCGAACATCTTCGACCTCGAAGGCACCGCCCGCCGCAAGCGTCTGGAAGTGCGCCAGCCCATCCTCACCAATGAGGACCTTGAGAAGATCCGCTCCATCGGCTTCATGGAGGAGCGGTTCGACACCCGCACGCTCGACATCACCTATCCCTCCGACAAGGGCGCGGCGGGGCTCGAAGGCGCGCTGGAGCGCCTGTGCGAACGCGCCGAGGCGGCGGTCCACGGCGGCTACAACATCATCATCCTGTCTGACCGCATGGTCGGCCCGGACCGCATCCCGATCCCGGCGCTGCTCGCCACCGCCGCCGTGCACCATCACCTGATCCGCAAGGGCCTGCGCACCTCCGTGGGCCTTGTGGTGGAGACGGGCGAGGCGCGCGAGGTGCACCATTTCGCCTGCCTCGCCGGCTATGGCGCGGAAGCGATCAACCCCTATCTCGCCTTCGAGACCCTGCTCGCCCTGGAAGACATTCCGGACGAGGTGGACGACACCGAGATCGTCAAGCGCTTCATCAAGTCCATCGACAAGGGGCTGCTGAAGGTGATGTCCAAGATGGGCATCTCCACCTACCAGTCCTATTGCGGCGCGCAGATCTTCGACGCGGTGGGGCTCTCCTCTGCCGTCATCGAGCGCTATTTCTTCGGCACCGCCTCGACCATCGAGGGCGTGGGCCTCGCCGAGATCGCCGAGGAGACGGTGCGCCGTCACCAGATCGCCTTCTCGGACGCACCGGTCTATCGCCTCGCGCTCGATGTGGGCGGCGAATATGCCTACCGCATGCGCGGCGAGGACCATGCCTGGTCGCCCGACAGCGTCGCGGCGCTCCAGCATGCGGTGCGCGGCAATGCGCAGGACCGCTACCGCGACTTCGCCGATCAGGTGAACGAGCAGGACAAGCGGCTTCTCACCATCCGCTCGCTCTTCCGCCTCAAGGAAGCGCACGAGTTCGGCCGCGCGCCCATCGACATTTCCGAGGTCGAGCCGGCGGCCGACATCGTCAAGCGCTTCTCCACCGGCGCCATGTC
The Azorhizobium caulinodans ORS 571 genome window above contains:
- a CDS encoding ABC1 kinase family protein yields the protein MTSQDDAERNRFSARAARYARVGVNVGGVAARIAGARLMGGAGAGNAEALAAALGGLKGPLMKVAQLMATVPDVLPPEYASELQKLQSDAPPMGWSFVRRRMMAELGRDWESRFSSFEHKPAAAASLGQVHRAVALDGDQLACKLQYPDMQAAVEADLNQLDVLFSIHRRMDPAIDTREIATEIGARIREELDYRREAKHAKLYARMLAGQPHVRVPHVRDDLSTGRLLTLQWLEGTKILAFKDHSLEERNLLARAMFTAWWLPFSQYGVIHGDPHLGNYTVFTDADGGPQGINLLDYGCIRIFPPRFVAGVVDLYRGLEAHDEARVVHAYETWGFNGLTRELIDTLNIWARFIYGPLLDDRVRTIADGVEPGQYGRKEAFQVHTALKRLGPVTVPREFVFMDRAAIGLGAVFLHLRAEQNFHALFEEAIVGFSHEAVAARQAEALAEAGL
- a CDS encoding DUF6790 family protein, whose amino-acid sequence is MVFWVPIIAWVLVLLCTGLSVRRTQTRTAGFVLERLIAYILLFPVGLVGLWAALGHIVFAAQAAASIGWAPSPFQFEVGVANLGIGVAGLIGVWYRNWGYRLAVAVMTGGFLGGAAVGHVVQIVSTGNLAAGNAGPILYTDVLTPLSLLVLLALTVRSARS
- a CDS encoding DUF2946 family protein; the encoded protein is MSFWRAPRSGFGRWVFPLLLAYALLIQSVIGTLASTEHSVGVAAGFVCEGSAGTDHGPSDGAGHDALCCVFGCTAAAAPALLDPPAPFLLTERDTAVIRLAPLPDGAPARARRQLSFAARGPPARV
- a CDS encoding DUF1775 domain-containing protein; translation: MTQTFVSRARPLAVAALVSLTAGSASAHVVLAQKEAQPGSYQGTLKVGHGCDGSATTAIKVTIPEGVVGVKPQPKAGWTIAIETGPYAKAYPMMHGKPATEGVKTITWSGGNLPDAYYDEFVFVSTLTPDVAGQTLYFPVLQTCEKGSTNWAETPVAGQPVPPRPPAILKVAQAAASAPAASAQVKVGDLVLDAPWTRATPGGAKVAGGFLKITNTGSAPDKLLSASFERAAKGEVHEMSMANGVMTMRELAGGLEIAPGKTVELAPGGYHLMFMDLKQPLKEGEKVKGTLVFEKAGKVDVTFDVRGIGATAPAAGGMGNMGHQH
- a CDS encoding LysR substrate-binding domain-containing protein, which encodes MSIKNLDLDLLRSFAAVAELGSISAAAQRIGRTQSAVSLQMDRLAEQLGFPVVERKGRGVALTPRGAAFLDDARRLLDLNDRVLGHHLRSGFSEPLRLGFVQDVAESALQRILARLGSLFPGAPITVRVCSTNTMIEKLRIGELDLAAGYRVETDVPTRLIMREQMCWIGARSLRLNPEEPVPLLMFESPCIFRSAAISALTAAGRSFRIALTSPSLPGVMAAVGAGLGITLRSARSLRPDLMTIGDLGTQPLPHFEYALYSRAENRLPALDQIEQVIEEELRRERPLFAVA
- a CDS encoding tautomerase family protein, translated to MPILNVKLSAPAATSVAQVAQTLTRLTQEILRKDPNLTAVAIDVVPAEQWFIAGQSLAQAGLASFWLDIVVVDGTNTKDEKAAYVAGVFAAMSALLGPLHPESYVLVREVKADAYGHGGLTQEQRYVERKMKAA
- a CDS encoding site-specific DNA-methyltransferase, which translates into the protein MSVVRKGAPRRAPRLSGGVDFAEPSRAIPTDRILIGDCVEQLASLPPHSVDMVFADPPYNLQLQGELKRPDDSRVDAVDDAWDQFESFEAYDAFTRAWLLAVKRVMKPNATIWVIGSYHNIFRVGALMQDLGFWILNDVVWRKSNPMPNFRGRRFTNAHETMIWAARDPGAKGYQFNYEALKGGNEDVQVRSDWLLPICTGGERLKDAQGRKLHPTQKPEALLARVMLSASKPGDVVLDPFLGSGTSAAVAKRLRRHFVGVERDETYAAAAAARIDAIEPLPEAALVAPPSAREAPRVAFSALVDSGLVTPGLELTDAKGHVRAVVRADGTIALVNAATLAVGSIHRMGALAQGAEACNGWTFWHVEQEGRRHPIDVLRARLRAEMGIRSEE
- the mutY gene encoding A/G-specific adenine glycosylase → MTARATAAKPTAPTPAATKRQAPRSSTAPAPSALLAWYDRHRRRLPWRAEAGRTADPYHVFLSEIMLQQTTVKAVGPYFTDFLRRWPTVRHLAEAPLEEVLSAWAGLGYYARARNLHACAKAVVARHGGHFPADEAALLDLPGIGPYTAAAISAIAFDLKASPVDGNIERVVSRLYAVDEPLPKSKPRIKALAAALTPERRPGDFAQAMMDLGATICTPRSPACPLCPWMEPCTARAEGDPARYPVKAPKGEKPKREGIAFLIVRADGAVLLRTRPDKGLLAKMTEVPSTPWGARPETPATHAPLAARWRPLPGAVEHVFTHFALTLSVLRADVPARTPAPDGHRWVHPSGFDREALPSVMRKVLAHGRIGEG